A single genomic interval of Camelina sativa cultivar DH55 chromosome 11, Cs, whole genome shotgun sequence harbors:
- the LOC104726023 gene encoding uncharacterized protein LOC104726023 isoform X2 — MAIAKKLEDEISRSSSPSSSASMSEALLISTMCIIGLQIHVHIHDGSVFSGVFFTISLDNQFSIVLKNARLTKKGRSKSNVASGKIVETLVILSSNIVQIVAEGVSLSSNVAGEIEGENVVSAVAVSSEPRSCIANNKSINAGNNRRGTNRRRNSAKLDNRLETKARTLTSGKPNGTADAIKEPGRRDQNKHHPISLSHQRQTGARILQHSKQNTVLHQKDNVDARSSSINLDNTSERVKPTEQEKIMPDLSSNGFHDAAERPSSTEISQSTTPDDHSEMTQVLVSSTKRLQPTQTTDPDKKAKEFKLNPGAKTFSPSLAKRVASSTHAGMTPVVANMGYVPSSTPMLPVPEAGRQEIGISPFLHHAPSPPKFVPYTNLAPGSTGGGSHFPQHMVGPPSINRGQPNRFTTQFHPVQATPMLVNPNPQMMVGRSGQLMYMQPIAQDLVQGAPLQPHPPSRPLFSPQQLQYPKHQSVIATGQPIQLYAPQPFAASGHQPYTVMPTDIPVMQAPFPINRAMPIPVPNGFYGTKFL, encoded by the exons ATGGCAATCGCGAAGAAACTGGAAGATGAGATCTCAcgctcttcttctccttcttcgtcaGCGTCGATGAGCGAAGCTCTGTTAATCTCTACTATGTGCATCATCGGCTTACAAATCCATGTCCATATCCACGATGGCTCTGTTTTTTCTGGGGTTTTCTTCACCATCTCTCTTGACAACCAATTCA GCATTGTTTTGAAGAATGCGAGACTTACTAAGAAGGGAAGAAGCAAATCGAATGTAGCAAGTGGGAAGATTGTGGAGACACTTGTTATTTTGTCTTCCAATATTGTTCAAATTGTTGCAGag gGAGTCTCGCTTTCGTCAAATGTTGCAGGCGAGATTGAGGGTGAAAATGTTGTCTCAGCCGTGGCAGTTTCTTCCGAGCCTCGTTCTTGTATTGCAAATAATAAGTCCATAAATGCTGGCAATAACAGAAGGGGCACTAATCGTAGAAG AAATTCCGCCAAACTTGATAATCGTTTGGAGACTAAAGCAAGAACCTTGACATCTGGGAAGCCAAATGGAACCGCAGATGCCATAAAAGAGCCAGGGAGAAGAGATCAG AACAAACATCATCCCATCTCTCTGAGCCATCAACG ACAGACTGGAGCCCGCATTTTGCAGCATAGTAAACAAAATACTGTACTTCATCAGAAGGATAAC GTTGATGCCAGAAGCTCAAGTATTAACT TGGACAACACGTCTGAACGTGTAAAACCGACAGAACAAGAGAAAATTATGCCGGACCTTTCTAGTAATGGTTTTCATGATGCTGCAGAAAGGCCTTCATCAACTGAAATTTCACAAAGCACAACTCCGGATGATCACTCAGAAATGACTCAGGTTTTGGTGTCATCTACAAAGAGGTTACAACCTACGCAGACAACAGACCCTGACAAAAAGGCTAAG GAGTTTAAGCTGAATCCGGGAGCAAAGACTTTTTCTCCATCTCTTGCAAAACGTGTTGCATCATCAACTCATGCTGGTATGACGCCTGTTGTTGCAAATATGGGTTATGTGCCAAGTAGTACTCCTATGTTACCAGTTCCTGAAGCTGGTCGACAAGAAATTGGAATCAGCCCTTTCCTGCATCATGCACCTTCACCTCCCAAGTTTGTTCCATACACCAATCTGGCTCCTGGAAGTACTGGTGGTGGATCTCATTTTCCCCAACAT ATGGTTGGACCGCCTAGTATTAATAGGGGACAGCCAAATAGATTCACCACTCAGTTCCATCCTGTTCAAGCCACACCAATGCTTGTAAATCCCAATCCTCAG ATGATGGTCGGGAGATCAGGACAGCTTATGTATATGCAACCAATTGCTCAG GATTTGGTTCAAGGAGCACCACTTCAACCACATCCACCCTCTCGTCCTCTATTTTCTCCACAACAGCTCCAATATCCAAAGCATCAAA GTGTAATCGCAACTGGTCAACCAATACAGCTATACGCTCCCCAACCATTTGCAGCCAGTGGACATCAGCCTTATACAGTCATGCCTACTGATATTCCGGTTATGCAGGCACCTTTTCCGATTAACAGAGCAATGCCAATTCCAGTTCCCAACGGTTTCTATGGCACAAAGTTTCTATAG
- the LOC104726023 gene encoding uncharacterized protein LOC104726023 isoform X1, which yields MAIAKKLEDEISRSSSPSSSASMSEALLISTMCIIGLQIHVHIHDGSVFSGVFFTISLDNQFSIVLKNARLTKKGRSKSNVASGKIVETLVILSSNIVQIVAEGVSLSSNVAGEIEGENVVSAVAVSSEPRSCIANNKSINAGNNRRGTNRRRNSAKLDNRLETKARTLTSGKPNGTADAIKEPGRRDQVGIAQNKHHPISLSHQRQTGARILQHSKQNTVLHQKDNVDARSSSINLDNTSERVKPTEQEKIMPDLSSNGFHDAAERPSSTEISQSTTPDDHSEMTQVLVSSTKRLQPTQTTDPDKKAKEFKLNPGAKTFSPSLAKRVASSTHAGMTPVVANMGYVPSSTPMLPVPEAGRQEIGISPFLHHAPSPPKFVPYTNLAPGSTGGGSHFPQHMVGPPSINRGQPNRFTTQFHPVQATPMLVNPNPQMMVGRSGQLMYMQPIAQDLVQGAPLQPHPPSRPLFSPQQLQYPKHQSVIATGQPIQLYAPQPFAASGHQPYTVMPTDIPVMQAPFPINRAMPIPVPNGFYGTKFL from the exons ATGGCAATCGCGAAGAAACTGGAAGATGAGATCTCAcgctcttcttctccttcttcgtcaGCGTCGATGAGCGAAGCTCTGTTAATCTCTACTATGTGCATCATCGGCTTACAAATCCATGTCCATATCCACGATGGCTCTGTTTTTTCTGGGGTTTTCTTCACCATCTCTCTTGACAACCAATTCA GCATTGTTTTGAAGAATGCGAGACTTACTAAGAAGGGAAGAAGCAAATCGAATGTAGCAAGTGGGAAGATTGTGGAGACACTTGTTATTTTGTCTTCCAATATTGTTCAAATTGTTGCAGag gGAGTCTCGCTTTCGTCAAATGTTGCAGGCGAGATTGAGGGTGAAAATGTTGTCTCAGCCGTGGCAGTTTCTTCCGAGCCTCGTTCTTGTATTGCAAATAATAAGTCCATAAATGCTGGCAATAACAGAAGGGGCACTAATCGTAGAAG AAATTCCGCCAAACTTGATAATCGTTTGGAGACTAAAGCAAGAACCTTGACATCTGGGAAGCCAAATGGAACCGCAGATGCCATAAAAGAGCCAGGGAGAAGAGATCAGGTTGGTATTGCACAG AACAAACATCATCCCATCTCTCTGAGCCATCAACG ACAGACTGGAGCCCGCATTTTGCAGCATAGTAAACAAAATACTGTACTTCATCAGAAGGATAAC GTTGATGCCAGAAGCTCAAGTATTAACT TGGACAACACGTCTGAACGTGTAAAACCGACAGAACAAGAGAAAATTATGCCGGACCTTTCTAGTAATGGTTTTCATGATGCTGCAGAAAGGCCTTCATCAACTGAAATTTCACAAAGCACAACTCCGGATGATCACTCAGAAATGACTCAGGTTTTGGTGTCATCTACAAAGAGGTTACAACCTACGCAGACAACAGACCCTGACAAAAAGGCTAAG GAGTTTAAGCTGAATCCGGGAGCAAAGACTTTTTCTCCATCTCTTGCAAAACGTGTTGCATCATCAACTCATGCTGGTATGACGCCTGTTGTTGCAAATATGGGTTATGTGCCAAGTAGTACTCCTATGTTACCAGTTCCTGAAGCTGGTCGACAAGAAATTGGAATCAGCCCTTTCCTGCATCATGCACCTTCACCTCCCAAGTTTGTTCCATACACCAATCTGGCTCCTGGAAGTACTGGTGGTGGATCTCATTTTCCCCAACAT ATGGTTGGACCGCCTAGTATTAATAGGGGACAGCCAAATAGATTCACCACTCAGTTCCATCCTGTTCAAGCCACACCAATGCTTGTAAATCCCAATCCTCAG ATGATGGTCGGGAGATCAGGACAGCTTATGTATATGCAACCAATTGCTCAG GATTTGGTTCAAGGAGCACCACTTCAACCACATCCACCCTCTCGTCCTCTATTTTCTCCACAACAGCTCCAATATCCAAAGCATCAAA GTGTAATCGCAACTGGTCAACCAATACAGCTATACGCTCCCCAACCATTTGCAGCCAGTGGACATCAGCCTTATACAGTCATGCCTACTGATATTCCGGTTATGCAGGCACCTTTTCCGATTAACAGAGCAATGCCAATTCCAGTTCCCAACGGTTTCTATGGCACAAAGTTTCTATAG
- the LOC104726021 gene encoding uncharacterized protein LOC104726021 isoform X2 yields MNPEAQTWKKPLPCLTNVVIATRLEKKKKAEERGEEKSQLLKEMEKEGHEENNHTVSGDLMAKRKRGRPRKHLRLESNERSPLVTPPGLSRTQIRQRHDDDEAMVGQQITGVIEATFDAGFLLSVKVGNSDSMLRGVVFKPGHCDPVSVDNDVAPDVPMIRRNSDVMHHDGSAKRGRKSRFREKRGSGVRNRALVPIQPKNLLVPVVLQPSHHLQNGGGRVPIHHSPMQTETGSQASNGKPFETLLTQVMNKGQVHHTAQSIEPESDEQALSIEPLQAIHPVHPVHMPKPMPCYGRGQMTELLQENVRETHFSQGH; encoded by the exons ATGAATCCAGAAGCTCAAACATGGAAAAAG CCTCTCCCTTGTTTGACTAACGTTGTAATTGCCAcaagacttgaaaaaaaaaaaaaagctgaagaaagaggagaagaaaaatcgCAG CTTctcaaagagatggagaaggaAGGGCATGAGGAGAACAACCACACTGTCTCCGGAGATTTAATGGCGAAAAGGAAACGAGGTCGTCCGAGGAAACACCTGAGGCTAGAATCTAACGAGCGGTCTCCTCTTGTTACTCCTCCAGGGTTAAGCAGGACTCAGATTCGTCAGAGgcacgatgatgatgaagctatGGTTGGACAACAGATTACTGGCGTGATCGAGGCGACGTTTGATGCAGGGTTTTTGCTTTCGGTTAAGGTTGGAAATTCAGACAGCATGCTTAGAGGTGTGGTGTTCAAGCCTGGTCATTGTGATCCTGTATCGGTTGATAACGATGTTGCTCCTGATGTGCCAATGATAAGAAGGAACAGTGATGTGATGCATCATGACGGCTCAGCTAAACGAGGTCGGAAATCCAGATTCAGGGAGAAACGTGGTAGTGGTGTTAGAAACAGAGCATTGGTTCCAATTCAGCCAAAGAATCTCTTGGTTCCTGTCGTGCTTCAGCCTTCCCATCATCTACAGAATGGTGGTGGACGTGTCCCGATCCACCACAGTCCCATGCAGACCGAGACGGGGTCTCAAGCGAGTAACGGCAAGCCTTTTGAGACGCTGCTCACACAGGTGATGAATAAAGGTCAAGTCCATCACACGGCACAGTCCATTGAACCAGAGTCAGATGAGCAAGCTCTGTCTATTGAGCCATTGCAGGCGATACACCCGGTCCATCCAGTACATATGCCGAAACCCATGCCGTGTTACGGACGAGGCCAGATGACAGAACTCCTTCAG GAAAATGTGAGAGAGACCCATTTTTCTCAAGGCCATTGA
- the LOC104726021 gene encoding uncharacterized protein LOC104726021 isoform X1, with protein MNPEAQTWKKPLPCLTNVVIATRLEKKKKAEERGEEKSQLLKEMEKEGHEENNHTVSGDLMAKRKRGRPRKHLRLESNERSPLVTPPGLSRTQIRQRHDDDEAMVGQQITGVIEATFDAGFLLSVKVGNSDSMLRGVVFKPGHCDPVSVDNDVAPDVPMIRRNSDVMHHDGSAKRGRKSRFREKRGSGVRNRALVPIQPKNLLVPVVLQPSHHLQNGGGRVPIHHSPMQTETGSQASNGKPFETLLTQVMNKGQVHHTAQSIEPESDEQALSIEPLQAIHPVHPVHMPKPMPCYGRGQMTELLQAVQENVRETHFSQGH; from the exons ATGAATCCAGAAGCTCAAACATGGAAAAAG CCTCTCCCTTGTTTGACTAACGTTGTAATTGCCAcaagacttgaaaaaaaaaaaaaagctgaagaaagaggagaagaaaaatcgCAG CTTctcaaagagatggagaaggaAGGGCATGAGGAGAACAACCACACTGTCTCCGGAGATTTAATGGCGAAAAGGAAACGAGGTCGTCCGAGGAAACACCTGAGGCTAGAATCTAACGAGCGGTCTCCTCTTGTTACTCCTCCAGGGTTAAGCAGGACTCAGATTCGTCAGAGgcacgatgatgatgaagctatGGTTGGACAACAGATTACTGGCGTGATCGAGGCGACGTTTGATGCAGGGTTTTTGCTTTCGGTTAAGGTTGGAAATTCAGACAGCATGCTTAGAGGTGTGGTGTTCAAGCCTGGTCATTGTGATCCTGTATCGGTTGATAACGATGTTGCTCCTGATGTGCCAATGATAAGAAGGAACAGTGATGTGATGCATCATGACGGCTCAGCTAAACGAGGTCGGAAATCCAGATTCAGGGAGAAACGTGGTAGTGGTGTTAGAAACAGAGCATTGGTTCCAATTCAGCCAAAGAATCTCTTGGTTCCTGTCGTGCTTCAGCCTTCCCATCATCTACAGAATGGTGGTGGACGTGTCCCGATCCACCACAGTCCCATGCAGACCGAGACGGGGTCTCAAGCGAGTAACGGCAAGCCTTTTGAGACGCTGCTCACACAGGTGATGAATAAAGGTCAAGTCCATCACACGGCACAGTCCATTGAACCAGAGTCAGATGAGCAAGCTCTGTCTATTGAGCCATTGCAGGCGATACACCCGGTCCATCCAGTACATATGCCGAAACCCATGCCGTGTTACGGACGAGGCCAGATGACAGAACTCCTTCAG GCTGTGCAGGAAAATGTGAGAGAGACCCATTTTTCTCAAGGCCATTGA
- the LOC104726021 gene encoding uncharacterized protein LOC104726021 isoform X3, producing the protein MEKEGHEENNHTVSGDLMAKRKRGRPRKHLRLESNERSPLVTPPGLSRTQIRQRHDDDEAMVGQQITGVIEATFDAGFLLSVKVGNSDSMLRGVVFKPGHCDPVSVDNDVAPDVPMIRRNSDVMHHDGSAKRGRKSRFREKRGSGVRNRALVPIQPKNLLVPVVLQPSHHLQNGGGRVPIHHSPMQTETGSQASNGKPFETLLTQVMNKGQVHHTAQSIEPESDEQALSIEPLQAIHPVHPVHMPKPMPCYGRGQMTELLQAVQENVRETHFSQGH; encoded by the exons atggagaaggaAGGGCATGAGGAGAACAACCACACTGTCTCCGGAGATTTAATGGCGAAAAGGAAACGAGGTCGTCCGAGGAAACACCTGAGGCTAGAATCTAACGAGCGGTCTCCTCTTGTTACTCCTCCAGGGTTAAGCAGGACTCAGATTCGTCAGAGgcacgatgatgatgaagctatGGTTGGACAACAGATTACTGGCGTGATCGAGGCGACGTTTGATGCAGGGTTTTTGCTTTCGGTTAAGGTTGGAAATTCAGACAGCATGCTTAGAGGTGTGGTGTTCAAGCCTGGTCATTGTGATCCTGTATCGGTTGATAACGATGTTGCTCCTGATGTGCCAATGATAAGAAGGAACAGTGATGTGATGCATCATGACGGCTCAGCTAAACGAGGTCGGAAATCCAGATTCAGGGAGAAACGTGGTAGTGGTGTTAGAAACAGAGCATTGGTTCCAATTCAGCCAAAGAATCTCTTGGTTCCTGTCGTGCTTCAGCCTTCCCATCATCTACAGAATGGTGGTGGACGTGTCCCGATCCACCACAGTCCCATGCAGACCGAGACGGGGTCTCAAGCGAGTAACGGCAAGCCTTTTGAGACGCTGCTCACACAGGTGATGAATAAAGGTCAAGTCCATCACACGGCACAGTCCATTGAACCAGAGTCAGATGAGCAAGCTCTGTCTATTGAGCCATTGCAGGCGATACACCCGGTCCATCCAGTACATATGCCGAAACCCATGCCGTGTTACGGACGAGGCCAGATGACAGAACTCCTTCAG GCTGTGCAGGAAAATGTGAGAGAGACCCATTTTTCTCAAGGCCATTGA
- the LOC104726024 gene encoding protein translation factor SUI1 homolog, with translation MVELDIQVPSAYDPFAEAKDSDAPGAKDYIHIRIQQRNGKKSLTTVQGLKKEYSYERILKDLKKDFCCNGNVVQDKELGKIIQLQGDQRKKVSQFLVQTGIAKKDHIKIHGF, from the coding sequence ATGGTTGAGCTAGACATCCAGGTTCCATCAGCATACGATCCATTCGCAGAGGCTAAAGATTCTGATGCACCGGGAGCAAAAGATTACATTCACATCCGAATCCAGCAGAGGAATGGGAAAAAGAGCTTGACGACTGTTCAAGGGCTTAAGAAAGAGTACAGCTACGAGAGGATACTCAAGGATCTCAAGAAAGACTTCTGCTGCAACGGGAACGTTGTGCAGGACAAGGAGCTAGGCAAGATCATCCAGCTTCAAGGTGATCAGAGGAAGAAAGTGTCTCAGTTCTTGGTCCAGACTGGGATTGCTAAGAAGGATCACATCAAGATCCACGGTTTCTAA